A single genomic interval of Metasolibacillus fluoroglycofenilyticus harbors:
- a CDS encoding excisionase, with protein MYKTVAQTALDLNMPEEQILYYIHNGRIKAVHDGEQFLINSGQFEAYHEQIERIKEEIDIWRNTPIPEDIDVKDED; from the coding sequence ATGTATAAAACTGTAGCTCAAACAGCCTTAGACTTAAATATGCCAGAAGAACAAATTTTATATTATATTCACAATGGGCGCATTAAAGCCGTGCATGATGGTGAGCAATTTTTAATCAACAGTGGACAGTTCGAGGCATACCACGAGCAAATCGAGCGTATCAAAGAGGAAATTGATATTTGGCGTAATACCCCCATCCCTGAAGATATTGATGTGAAGGATGAAGACTAA
- a CDS encoding homoserine dehydrogenase yields the protein MSKVKAAILGFGTVGQGIYHILKERQQELQQKLGVELEVVKILVTDASKERVANTMHLMTESIEDVLAEPGLQVVFEAIVNEEPAFSYLKRAVEHRCHVITANKVMFAKRGQELEQLAKEHGVYVGYEASVAGGVPVIKTLKNVLLVNDAERIQGILNGTTNYILTKMRIENVSFEEALKEAQRLGYAEADPYNDVSGQDAFKKLMILSSLAFGEQPNWSEVEVIGVDAISQADVQEAQAKGLRYRHVAEIERFADGKIVGKVIPLLVNKEHPLYAIDDVNNAVAVDTNYIGTITLVGPGAGMYPTASVMVEDYAEIMTKSVSQVIPI from the coding sequence ACAGAAATTAGGGGTGGAGCTCGAGGTTGTAAAAATATTAGTTACTGATGCGAGTAAAGAACGTGTAGCTAACACAATGCATTTGATGACGGAAAGTATAGAGGACGTATTGGCAGAGCCTGGATTACAAGTTGTTTTCGAAGCGATTGTAAATGAGGAGCCAGCGTTTTCCTATTTAAAGCGCGCAGTCGAGCATAGATGCCACGTTATTACGGCGAATAAGGTGATGTTTGCAAAGCGGGGGCAGGAGCTTGAGCAACTTGCTAAGGAGCATGGTGTATATGTAGGGTATGAAGCCTCTGTAGCTGGTGGCGTACCTGTTATTAAGACATTAAAAAATGTGCTGTTAGTAAATGATGCCGAACGAATTCAAGGTATTTTAAATGGAACAACGAACTATATTTTAACGAAAATGCGTATAGAAAATGTATCCTTTGAGGAAGCTTTAAAGGAGGCACAGCGACTTGGCTATGCAGAAGCCGATCCATACAATGATGTGTCGGGGCAGGATGCCTTCAAAAAGTTAATGATTTTATCTAGCTTGGCATTTGGTGAACAGCCTAATTGGTCGGAGGTAGAAGTAATCGGTGTTGATGCAATTTCCCAAGCAGATGTGCAGGAGGCACAGGCGAAAGGGCTACGTTATCGTCATGTTGCGGAAATAGAACGCTTTGCAGACGGAAAAATCGTTGGTAAAGTAATACCGTTATTAGTGAACAAAGAGCATCCGTTATACGCTATTGATGATGTTAATAACGCTGTGGCTGTTGATACAAATTATATTGGGACAATTACACTTGTTGGACCTGGAGCGGGAATGTATCCAACTGCAAGTGTGATGGTAGAGGATTATGCAGAAATAATGACAAAAAGTGTAAGTCAAGTTATCCCGATTTAA